In the genome of Dermacentor variabilis isolate Ectoservices chromosome 5, ASM5094787v1, whole genome shotgun sequence, one region contains:
- the wit gene encoding kinase protein wishful thinking yields the protein MTPLRLLVVVPLLATLIPAATSQTVCAYSRQSSVRLQPSKVDADGQKDHESADQDVHDARRSSGDEHQRHRQQQKQQQQQQVQQYREQEQNLATGELLDSNTTERCPRGSNFCYTLWQEDPTNKTTLIILTQGCWGTSGEVDCKSSNCISTKKPSKALNNTKFCCCLGDFCNLNVTDGYIPTDDDSTEAYLPEQYRAEPGGQTVVIVIVGCLLLLATMVSLVVLYWRCVSPKPKPGLDSAHLMEAPQLQSPMLDLDSLKIQETIGKGRYGCVCKGSLNDCTVAVKIFAQHHHHYYANEKDIYKLFHGDLPFLPRLIGADERTYPDGRREWMLVLTHVPKGCLQEQLRKTTVDWPGLCRMAQSITRALAYLHTEESNKPCIAHRDLTSQNILVKDDGSCMLCDFGFAIRISGSRYIQNGEEQHAETNSLADVGTLRYMAPEVLEGAVNLRDCESSLKQVDVYALGLVLWEIATRCSDLYQGMSVPDYKMPFEAEVGAYPSTDQMQVLVARHKARPLFPDIWKDSNPAVRALKETIEDCWDHDAEARLTAVCVEERLTELPVLWERHKAGLSVPGVSPTINATWPQQQRAPPLCLLGSNGGLSVSVVTQRDAERSETTAETLLSPSLSSDGGSGQPKNSITNNVVHLPSMPLQPHQGRNPCLERNLMMEPAEEVAISGNTLLEQDTVGRSKGLPPYTRLNEMSTTPITATAEDNSVALALGDLLGGSTRTCHPIPYVQNAVHVSTVIPKQPNLPGNGHKLQAAAKKPSERQNHHLFGSIFRKTNSKAPNNASNAESRPQLRVLRGLFSRRSLDSNSQAAAVTVHKGQGSARSELVNAGGWVDKLPVNTEVQMMVDGACRVRPVSADAETSPLLQSKDINDNCRDGEEEGRLPRPTTLPLRTYLQSKGATADSNCATAHQLPSLVRAGGEQQAGPLAQQQQQQTCTREA from the exons CAGCGGCCACTTCACAGACGGTCTGTGCATACTCACGGCAGTCTTCGGTGCGCCTGCAGCCATCTAAGGTGGATGCGGATGGGCAGAAAGACCATGAATCTGCCGACCAGGATGTCCATGATGCTAGGCGGAGCAGTGGCGATGAACATCAGCGACAtcggcagcagcagaaacagcagcagcagcaacaggtaCAACAGTATCGAGAGCAGGAGCAGAATCTGGCCACAGGGGAGCTTCTGGACTCAAACACAACCGAGCGGTGCCCACGAGGCTCAAACTTCTGCTACACGCTCTGGCAAGAAGATCCTACGAACAAGACGACACTGATTATTCTCACTCAAG GTTGCTGGGGCACATCAGGTGAAGTGGACTGCAAATCCTCCAACTGCATCTCTACCAAAAAGCCTTCGAAAGCACTGAACAACACAAAGTTCTGTTGCTGCCTGGGAGATTTCTGCAATCTCAATGTCACTGACGGTTACATTCCAACTGATGATGACAGCACAGAAGCATATCTTC CTGAGCAGTACCGTGCTGAGCCAGGAGGACAGACAGTGGTGATAGTAATAGTAGGTTGCCTGCTGCTCCTGGCAACCATGGTCAGCCTAGTAGTGCTTTACTGGCGCTGCGTGTCACCAAAGCCCAAGCCTGGCCTTGACTCAGCCCACCTTATGGAGGCACCCCAGCTGCAGTCACCGATGCTGGACCTGGACAGCCTCAAAATACAG GAAACCATAGGAAAAGGCCGGTATGGCTGTGTCTGCAAAGGCTCTCTGAATGACTGCACGGTGGCCGTGAAGATCTTTGCGCAGCATCACCACCACTACTACGCCAATGAGAAGGACATATACAAGCTCTTTCACGGTGACCTTCCATTCCTTCCGAGGCTGATAG GTGCTGATGAGCGTACATATCCTGACGGGAGGCGTGAGTGGATGCTGGTGCTGACACATGTCCCCAAGGGTTGCCTGCAGGAGCAACTGCGTAAGACCACTGTGGACTGGCCCGGCCTATGTAGGATGGCCCAGTCCATCACTAGAGCACTGGCCTACCTACACACTGAAG AGTCCAACAAGCCCTGCATAGCCCATCGTGATCTCACTTCGCAGAATATCTTGGTTAAGGATGATGGCAGCTGCATGCTGTGCGATTTTGGCTTTGCCATTCGAATCTCGGGTTCCAGGTACATTCAGAATGGCGAAGAGCAACATGCCGAGACCAACTCACTCGCTGAT GTTGGAACACTGAGGTACATGGCGCCAGAGGTGCTCGAAGGTGCAGTCAACCTGCGAGACTGCGAATCTTCGCTCAAGCAGGTGGATGTCTACGCACTTGGTCTGGTCCTCTGGGAAATAGCTACTCGATGCTCTGACCTTTACCAAG GAATGAGTGTGCCAGACTACAAGATGCCATTTGAGGCTGAGGTTGGGGCCTACCCTAGCACTGACCAGATGCAAGTGCTGGTTGCCAGGCACAAAGCACGGCCACTTTTTCCTGACATATGGAAGGACAGCAACCCG GCTGTGCGTGCACTCAAAGAAACGATAGAAGACTGTTGGGACCATGATGCTGAAGCCCGACTGACAGCAGTATGTGTGGAGGAACGTCTCACTGAACTTCCTGTGTTATGGGAGAGACACAAAG CTGGCCTTAGCGTGCCAGGAGTGAGCCCAACGATCAACGCCACGTGGCCTCAACAGCAACGGGCACCTCCCTTATGCCTGCTCGGAAGCAATGGAGGCCTCTCTGTGTCTGTGGTAACACAGAGGGACGCAGAGCGCAGCGAAACCACAGCCGAGACGCTGCTATCGCCTAGCCTATCTTCAGATGGGGGTAGCGGACAGCCCAAGAACAGCATCACAAACAATGTGGTGCACCTGCCCAGCATGCCACTTCAACCACACCAGGGCAGAAATCCATGCCTCGAGCGGAACCTTATGATGGAGCCCGCGGAAGAG GTGGCCATCAGTGGAAACACCCTTCTCGAACAGGACACGGTTGGGAGAAGCAAAGGACTGCCCCCTTACACCCGACTGAATGAGATGTCCACAACGCCCATCACTGCCACGGCCGAAGACAACAGTGTAGCACTAGCGCTTGGAGACCTGCTAGGGGGATCCACGCGCACCTGCCACCCAATCCCTTATGTGCAAAATGCGGTGCATGTCTCCACTGTCATACCCAAGCAGCCCAACCTACCAG GCAATGGGCACAAATTGCAGGCTGCTGCCAAGAAGCCTTCAGAGAGGCAGAATCACCATCTGTTTGGAAGCATATTCCGGAAAACCAACAGCAAGGCCCCCAACAATGCCAGCAATGCTGAGAGCAGACCACAGCTGCGTGTTCTGCGAGGACTGTTCAGCCGCCGATCATTGGACAGTAATAGCCAGGCGGCAGCGGTGACAGTTCACAAAGGCCAAGGCTCAGCGCGCTCTGAATTAGTGAATGCCGGTGGCTGGGTGGACAAGCTGCCGGTCAACACAGAGGTGCAGATGATGGTGGACGGGGCCTGCCGGGTCAGGCCTGTGTCTGCAGACGCTGAGACGTCTCCGCTCCTTCAGAGCAAGGACATCAACGACAACTGCAGAGACGGTGAGGAGGAGGGCAGGCTCCCGCGACCCACCACGCTGCCTCTGCGGACATACTTGCAGTCCAAGGGTGCCACAGCAGACTCGAACTGTGCCACTGCTCACCAACTGCCATCACTGGTGCGGGCAGGCGGCGAGCAGCAGGCTGGACCACttgcacagcagcagcaacaacaaacgTGCACAAGGGAGGCTTGA